In Macadamia integrifolia cultivar HAES 741 chromosome 13, SCU_Mint_v3, whole genome shotgun sequence, one DNA window encodes the following:
- the LOC122059602 gene encoding chitinase-like protein 1 — protein sequence MSAATSMPYAFKQHCILFLIVSLLSVVILGGGDLMEIKWVVPVMAITALLLLVSMCGSANAGLIKEKKKVCTKGWECKASVYCCNHTISDYFQTYQFEDLFAKRNTPVAHAVGFYDYHSFITASTDFQPKGFGTTGGKQMQMKEVAAFLGHVGSKTSCGYGVATGGPYAWGLCYNHEMSPAHSYCDSTDYNFPCAPGAEYYGRGALPVYWNYNYGAVGKGLKVDLLNHPEYLEQNATLAFQAAIWRWMTPVKKHQPSAHDVFVGNWKPTKNDTLSKRVPGFGTTMNVLYGDQVCGQRENESMNNIASHYLYYLDLMGVGREEAGTHEVLTCEEQKAFNPSSTSATSS from the exons ATGTCTGCTGCTACTTCTATGCCATATGCCTTCAAACAACACTGCATTCTATTCCTAATCgtctctcttctctctgttGTCATCTTAGGTGGTGGAGATCTAATGGAGATCAAATGGGTAGTGCCTGTCATGGCCATCACAGCCTTATTGTTGTTAGTTTCAATGTGTGGAAGCGCAAACGCAGGattaataaaggaaaagaagaaggtgTGTACTAAGGGGTGGGAGTGCAAAGCGTCGGTCTACTGCTGTAACCACACCATATCTGATTATTTCCAGACGTACCAATTTGAGGATCTCTTCGCCAAAAGAAACACTCCTGTTGCTCATGCTGTTGGCTTCTACGATTACCATTCCTTCATTACAGCGTCGACGGACTTCCAGCCAAAAGGCTTCGGCACCACCGGTGGAAAGCAGATGCAGATGAAGGAAGTGGCTGCGTTCCTTGGCCACGTTGGCAGTAAAACTTCCT GTGGTTATGGTGTTGCCACTGGAGGTCCATATGCCTGGGGACTCTGCTACAACCATGAAATGAGCCCAGCCCACTCCTACTGTGATTCCACTGACTACAACTTCCCCTGCGCACCTGGTGCTGAATACTACGGTCGAGGTGCCTTGCCTGTCTACTGGAACTATAATTATGGAGCCGTTGGAAAAGGCCTGAAGGTTGATCTGTTGAACCATCCTGAGTACCTGGAACAGAATGCCACCCTTGCCTTCCAAGCTGCTATATGGAGATGGATGACCCCTGTCAAGAAGCACCAACCATCTGCCCACGATGTCTTTGTTGGCAATTGGAAGCCTACCAAGAATGACACCTTGTCAAAGCGTGTTCCTGGCTTTGGAACCACCATGAATGTTCTGTATGGAGATCAGGTCTGCGGTCAGCGTGAAAATGAGTCCATGAACAATATCGCCTCTCATTATCTGTATTACCTCGACCTGATGGGTGTTGGCCGGGAGGAGGCAGGAACCCATGAAGTCTTGACTTGTGAGGAGCAAAAGGCTTTCAATCCTTCCTCTACATCTGCAACTTCTTCTTAA